In the Nicotiana tabacum cultivar K326 chromosome 16, ASM71507v2, whole genome shotgun sequence genome, one interval contains:
- the LOC107831455 gene encoding uncharacterized protein LOC107831455 isoform X2 translates to MTTSILLQSSTSISHACWSRYRKGLLTSDKIKRKFVVSSNGQPGGPLPSPPSSNPFNGWLIGILLSIILPFFRNKWGSLLQLKNTVEDVIETVEEVEEVVEDVENVAEKVDKVAEEIGKDLPEGQLKDTLKAVENFSEETAKFALAAGDIIDKVQDVELIAENRVKSLVESVTDEVNKSTISKIENILDINSKK, encoded by the exons ATGACAACATCCATTCTTTTGCAAAGTTCAACAAGTATAAGCCATGCCTGCTGGTCCCGTTACAG AAAAGGACTTTTAACAAGTGACAAAATTAAAAG GAAGTTTGTGGTGAGCAGCAATGGTCAACCAGGAGGTCCCTTACCTTCTCCACCCTCTTCAAATCCCTT TAATGGCTGGCTGATAGGAATTCTGCTATCAATAATTTTACCCTTCTTCCGCAACAAATGGGGGTCATTATTGCAACTTAAAA ATACGGTGGAAGATGTAATAGAAACAgtagaagaagtagaagaagtaGTAGAGGATGTGGAGAATGTGGCTGAGAAAGTAGACAAAGTGGCTGAAGAAATTGGGAAAGATTTGCCAGAAGGCCAACTCAAAGATACTCTCAAAGCTGTAGAAAATTTCTCAGAAGAAACAGCCAAGTTTGCTCTTGCAGCTGGAGATATTATTGATAAG GTACAAGACGTGGAGCTTATAGCTGAGAATAGAGTGAAGTCGTTGGTCGAATCCGTCACAGATGAAGTCAATAAGTCTACAATATCTAAAATAGAAAATATTCTAGATATAAACTCAAAGAAATAA
- the LOC107831455 gene encoding uncharacterized protein LOC107831455 isoform X1 produces the protein MTTSILLQSSTSISHACWSRYRYHSISLYPIFSFKILKNKDVSSFGDHHNSLSFLGSRKGLLTSDKIKRKFVVSSNGQPGGPLPSPPSSNPFNGWLIGILLSIILPFFRNKWGSLLQLKNTVEDVIETVEEVEEVVEDVENVAEKVDKVAEEIGKDLPEGQLKDTLKAVENFSEETAKFALAAGDIIDKVQDVELIAENRVKSLVESVTDEVNKSTISKIENILDINSKK, from the exons ATGACAACATCCATTCTTTTGCAAAGTTCAACAAGTATAAGCCATGCCTGCTGGTCCCGTTACAGGTATCATAGTATCTCTTTATACCCTATTTTTAGctttaaaatcttgaaaaataagGATGTTAGCAGCTTTGGAGATCATCATAATAGCTTGTCATTTCTTGGATCCAGAAAAGGACTTTTAACAAGTGACAAAATTAAAAG GAAGTTTGTGGTGAGCAGCAATGGTCAACCAGGAGGTCCCTTACCTTCTCCACCCTCTTCAAATCCCTT TAATGGCTGGCTGATAGGAATTCTGCTATCAATAATTTTACCCTTCTTCCGCAACAAATGGGGGTCATTATTGCAACTTAAAA ATACGGTGGAAGATGTAATAGAAACAgtagaagaagtagaagaagtaGTAGAGGATGTGGAGAATGTGGCTGAGAAAGTAGACAAAGTGGCTGAAGAAATTGGGAAAGATTTGCCAGAAGGCCAACTCAAAGATACTCTCAAAGCTGTAGAAAATTTCTCAGAAGAAACAGCCAAGTTTGCTCTTGCAGCTGGAGATATTATTGATAAG GTACAAGACGTGGAGCTTATAGCTGAGAATAGAGTGAAGTCGTTGGTCGAATCCGTCACAGATGAAGTCAATAAGTCTACAATATCTAAAATAGAAAATATTCTAGATATAAACTCAAAGAAATAA